In a single window of the bacterium genome:
- a CDS encoding protein-L-isoaspartate(D-aspartate) O-methyltransferase → MNFEILRKQMVETQLIPRGIKDRKVIDAFLKVPREKFVPDDIKKFAYDDTPLPIGEGQTISQPYIVALMTSLLEVKDGEKILEIGTGSGYQTAILCEIGCDVYSVEKIPALAMRAKNILQQLNYKVKITIGDGTLGWEEYAPYDGIIVTAGGPKIPEALLSQLNENGKLVMPVGDIFSQDLIRVKKSKGKFIKENFGACQFVPLKGENGWQE, encoded by the coding sequence ATAAATTTTGAGATTTTAAGAAAACAGATGGTTGAAACACAACTTATTCCACGCGGTATAAAAGACAGAAAAGTTATTGATGCTTTTTTAAAAGTACCAAGAGAAAAATTTGTCCCTGACGATATAAAGAAATTTGCCTATGATGATACTCCACTTCCTATTGGAGAAGGACAAACAATAAGTCAGCCATACATTGTTGCTCTTATGACATCCTTACTTGAAGTTAAAGATGGCGAAAAAATACTTGAAATAGGTACAGGCAGTGGCTATCAAACAGCAATTTTATGTGAAATTGGTTGTGATGTATATTCAGTTGAGAAAATTCCAGCACTTGCAATGAGAGCAAAAAACATATTACAGCAATTAAATTATAAAGTTAAAATAACAATAGGAGACGGAACATTGGGTTGGGAAGAATATGCTCCGTATGATGGAATAATTGTAACAGCGGGTGGACCTAAAATTCCAGAAGCATTACTTTCACAGTTAAATGAAAATGGAAAACTTGTTATGCCAGTTGGAGATATTTTTTCACAGGATCTTATAAGAGTAAAAAAATCAAAAGGCAAATTTATTAAAGAAAACTTTGGTGCCTGTCAGTTTGTTCCTCTAAAAGGGGAAAATGGCTGGCAGGAATAA